A genome region from Hymenobacter tibetensis includes the following:
- a CDS encoding cobyric acid synthase: MLRSIMFVGTASDVGKSIITAGFCRIFRQDGYHPAPFKAQNMSLNSYATPEGLEIGRAQAMQAEAAGIACHVDMNPVLLKPTSDQASQVVLNGRPAGTQSAYEYFRENDRHELFRAATQAYDRLAARFAPIVLEGAGSISELNLKRRDITNLRMARHAGAATYLIADIDRGGVFGSVYGTLALLEPEEKACIKGIIINKFRGDARLFAEGRQQLEDLTGVPVVGVLPYFRDIYLEEEDSVALARKQHSGGVAGQVNVAVVLLGRMSNFTDFDALSQDPRVHLFFTHDATDLAGADIVILPGSKNTIDDLLALQRSGLATAVRQAHRAGKTVVGICGGYQMLGLSVEDPAGVESSVAAAAGLGLLPVRTVLQGDKTTQQRRFTFLDHPTADCVGYEIHMGRTTPDGPPQPVAMLADGTPDGYVASARCWGTYLHGILDNQSVIDHLLAPYTSQQRAAPLDFAAYKNSQYDRLAALIRENVDLKQVYAALHS, from the coding sequence ATGCTTCGTTCCATCATGTTTGTCGGTACTGCTTCCGACGTAGGCAAGAGCATCATCACGGCTGGCTTTTGCCGCATCTTCCGGCAAGACGGCTACCACCCTGCCCCTTTCAAGGCGCAGAACATGTCGTTGAACAGCTACGCCACGCCCGAGGGGCTGGAAATTGGGCGGGCCCAGGCCATGCAGGCGGAAGCAGCGGGCATTGCCTGCCACGTCGATATGAACCCCGTACTGCTCAAACCTACCTCCGACCAAGCTTCCCAAGTGGTGCTCAACGGCCGGCCCGCGGGCACGCAGTCGGCCTACGAATATTTCCGCGAAAACGACCGGCACGAACTGTTTCGAGCGGCCACGCAGGCGTACGACCGGTTGGCTGCTCGGTTTGCCCCCATTGTGCTCGAAGGCGCGGGCAGCATTTCGGAGCTGAACCTGAAGCGCCGCGACATCACCAACCTACGCATGGCCCGCCACGCGGGGGCTGCCACCTACCTGATTGCTGACATCGACCGGGGCGGGGTATTCGGCAGCGTGTACGGCACGTTGGCGTTGCTGGAACCCGAAGAAAAAGCTTGCATCAAAGGCATCATCATCAACAAGTTTCGGGGTGACGCCCGGCTCTTTGCTGAGGGCCGGCAGCAGCTCGAAGACCTGACGGGCGTGCCCGTGGTAGGCGTACTACCCTATTTCCGCGATATTTATTTGGAAGAGGAAGACTCCGTTGCCTTAGCCCGCAAGCAACACAGCGGCGGGGTGGCAGGACAGGTGAACGTGGCCGTAGTGCTGCTGGGCCGCATGTCGAACTTCACGGATTTCGATGCTCTAAGCCAGGACCCCCGGGTGCACCTGTTTTTCACGCACGACGCCACCGACCTAGCGGGTGCCGACATAGTTATACTACCGGGCAGCAAGAACACCATCGACGACCTACTAGCACTACAACGTAGTGGTTTGGCTACCGCCGTCCGGCAGGCGCACCGCGCCGGCAAAACGGTGGTGGGTATCTGCGGCGGTTACCAAATGCTGGGGCTTTCGGTGGAAGACCCTGCTGGCGTGGAAAGCTCGGTGGCTGCCGCCGCTGGGTTGGGCTTGCTACCGGTCCGCACCGTGCTGCAAGGCGACAAAACTACTCAACAGCGCCGTTTCACCTTCCTCGACCACCCAACGGCCGACTGCGTGGGCTACGAAATCCATATGGGCCGCACCACCCCCGACGGCCCGCCGCAACCCGTTGCCATGCTTGCTGACGGCACCCCGGACGGGTACGTGGCCAGTGCCCGTTGCTGGGGCACCTACCTGCACGGCATCCTCGACAACCAATCCGTTATCGACCACCTACTGGCGCCCTACACCTCGCAGCAACGCGCTGCTCCCCTGGACTTTGCGGCGTACAAGAACAGTCAGTACGACCGGCTGGCGGCGCTTATTCGCGAAAACGTAGACCTGAAACAGGTGTACGCGGCCCTCCACTCCTAA
- a CDS encoding pyridoxal phosphate-dependent aminotransferase produces MLHGHGDDGYLHSQPIKADFSTNVWYGGPPAGLQEYVFSQWPTVTRYPEVLAESLAAQVAAHHGVPPAQVLIGSGTTESIYLVAQAWAGRRTTILTPAFAEYEDAARLHGHSLRFLPWQELQADTVLDTDLVFICNPNNPTGSVLEQHVLVALLERHPNTVFVLDEAFLEFTIRITTAIPLLARFNNLMVLRSMTKAYAIPGLRLGYMVASAALISQLTQCKMPWAVNALAAAAGHFLFAHYAQVQPPIQQVLHDKAALVAQLRLNSGIEVLPSHTHFFLAATKRGTAADLKHWLLSQHGLLVRDAANFRGLTPQHFRVGARSATDNNLLVTALQKWTDFAD; encoded by the coding sequence ATGCTGCATGGTCACGGCGACGACGGCTACCTCCATTCCCAGCCAATTAAGGCGGATTTCAGTACCAACGTCTGGTATGGCGGGCCGCCCGCGGGGCTGCAGGAATACGTGTTCAGTCAGTGGCCCACCGTAACCCGCTACCCGGAAGTGCTGGCCGAGAGTTTGGCCGCCCAAGTGGCTGCGCACCACGGCGTGCCCCCGGCGCAGGTGCTGATAGGCAGCGGCACCACCGAGAGTATCTACCTGGTAGCACAGGCCTGGGCGGGGCGGCGCACCACTATCCTCACGCCCGCCTTTGCTGAGTACGAAGACGCCGCCCGCCTGCATGGCCACTCGTTGCGTTTTCTGCCGTGGCAGGAACTACAGGCAGACACTGTGCTCGACACGGACCTGGTGTTCATCTGCAACCCCAACAACCCCACTGGCAGCGTGCTAGAGCAGCATGTGCTGGTTGCATTGCTAGAACGCCATCCAAATACGGTGTTTGTGCTCGACGAGGCTTTTCTGGAGTTCACCATCCGCATTACAACTGCTATTCCACTGCTGGCCCGGTTCAACAACCTGATGGTGTTGCGCTCCATGACCAAGGCCTACGCCATACCGGGCCTGCGGCTTGGCTACATGGTGGCTTCGGCGGCGCTTATCAGCCAGCTCACGCAATGCAAGATGCCGTGGGCGGTGAATGCGCTGGCAGCGGCAGCCGGTCATTTTTTGTTTGCTCACTACGCGCAGGTGCAGCCCCCAATCCAGCAAGTATTGCACGACAAGGCTGCTTTAGTGGCGCAGCTTCGTCTTAACTCTGGCATCGAGGTTTTACCTAGCCATACGCACTTTTTTCTGGCGGCCACCAAGCGCGGCACTGCCGCCGACCTCAAACACTGGCTGCTCTCCCAGCACGGGTTGCTCGTGCGCGACGCCGCGAATTTTCGGGGTCTCACGCCGCAGCACTTCCGCGTGGGCGCCCGTAGTGCCACCGACAACAACTTGCTGGTAACTGCTTTACAAAAATGGACCGATTTCG